A single window of Lutzomyia longipalpis isolate SR_M1_2022 chromosome 1, ASM2433408v1 DNA harbors:
- the LOC129796272 gene encoding histone acetyltransferase KAT6A-like isoform X6 — protein MRESSNEVSAQVWRDWILEAIRKIRFQKQRPSIQRICQAIGAHHKFHEDIVAVKLEEAVEAGSVIKVYNKGLHSYKAPMARRCVSVNNTTDLSRLVAKAVKELGECDGSTIKSIENYVQKSNNIQLAPDTDIKEVIRNSVKTAVTNGLLINEGKLFKVGKVKVTPKKKTPTTTAGTPRKKGTPATATNTPAQEAQTPTSASTKTGLGAVCAECLGTELKGPRGIPEILSSCSGCGMAMHTTCANLTSRKGAPQIELSALVAKGSEWYCEECRSCEGCNSSTAENGPCLLGCFACHKNYHFSCLDPVPVKKIKCPWRCRLCLDHHEKKPSTSKAEVKRSPDRKGAAAREKKNEGKKRSRVSPEKPSSGGNVTTTMPSPQQQQQQSTKRSRVPPIVASTTEDSEEEGDSDGIPEQQPLPPGVTQKDVQLYKEIREKAVEVVTEVNPGGKMNLAVAGSSLTPKYLSPPSMALVAQERCPAAIEFGQWDIDTWYSSPFPQEYARLPKLFLCEFCLKYTKSKAVLERHQDKCSWRHPPGTEIYRCGDLSVFEVDGNVNKLYCQNLCLLAKLFLDHKTLYYDVEPFLFYVLTRNDRKGCHLVGYFSKEKHCQQKYNVSCIMTMPQYQRQGYGRFLIDFSYLLSREEGQPGTPEKPLSDLGRVSYHAYWKSVVLEYLHEHRKEAFSVRKLARVSGMCIPDIATTLNLLGFLKQIPREGDDEPVTTICVDYKKVDAHQEKVAKNKTRIYIDSECLRWTPLLTPAINPFRGDSDDSSTAASPERKKDAAEKSCESAVEEDGKSHPISVVAALQSNIIDNSGVKLKRRRYTTTGQRLPKTPKKTPVVVPPAPPKPKETPQPKAQLKAQPKEKPPAKEKASQQPKEKPQLTPQTPEYLDTTSSGRKRTRPSKFNETTFRDIRFKSTDASGCDEPPEETSKPPAKTSSSSRSKRRTSVAAALAQEMERDSSPEKKKSKHSKKEEKAEKLQEKRESTDKEERLVEKSSKPEKAEKSQRHEKGDKSSPEKIAKAEPEKVVKAEKSAKHEKSTKASQEKSDRAVLEKPEKAQQEKVQQEKAERTEKIERMETPTRSSRSRSETKKALAATTSQESDTPSEMSESSPAAGKSRRALNRTPAPPNRGVRHSLRQEAQSRDRKKESEVPEEQQPAKKKAEKVNKVAEDEKIETKSPVTVKRKRESAAKSKGGAGGSRELVTTSEDEQPAKKQLTIPEILRAKEAKKEANTLKKNETTEKIREKTKEKPDVQAKETEKNEEVLKEKKKPVPTPKLRSKKRLRETVDSTSQESSVDDEVEEKERKTPSNIHQVRMPTIPVVPIDAATRAESPKEVPPKKEAHPEKTKTETKVSEKVVKVDGKSSEKAKSPEKPKTDKPTTPEKVKVQEKPKVQEKPKSPEKPKSTESQKIQPAERPHEIQIISVTSLAPEAANSKKDSSMDLHADAVAKKTKKQVMRDVLKQEKSQSSSSSSSSSSSSSSSSSCSSSSNGSSASEENNSQRSLDLPKNKEKQQPPTTVKPIEVEKSVIVAKTNNTVTESTVSNVATPKTSTAKTVESLKVEEKMGDVSIFGKKENQEKVPVIKESKKSICDEKPMDIPMTPENATSVLKVNENYTSKAHSEMRPNVIVDPIPMDIEVEEPPKEVKVVSEKKEMSPEKQKSKETDEPVAKKIKTSPKIKDGSDPNKIVLSDSESETEIDGQKIKILKNPPEDLVKNVIKQVETELPTPTKESKEMSVIKISKEQMESSTIPAVPVFDGAEKKDEGAFQPKNLLGHAKPTGGGGGGGMNPAVAPNQPSVEDTKAQQNVDRDAEKLFTSQQQQQQQVPAPKPPERLSEVRRSSKDSRSTPASATKPPPSAQESQSSVAKKSQSTGTDFKPEHKSHSRSNNLDAIKSETRCNPAMELGGNQPRKDDSPNKKEHKTSTSVGTSTLSASTSTTTATVSKGSDGHSVASNSNSSSTKTQHHQESTAKNTSTSSSSSSSTTSSALSSSRQASKQQALQQQQQQLQQQQQQYQQQHSAAAQQSILDQKAIELNKMQFATMNSLPNYHTTHPQYWQWEAYYQGYNPLPHLDPTTQKSPNKFHKDLASSMAYGHGLPQNLYQNSLTMQPQPPQTQHIAPPIVKEKSQRSDKQKSSKSSKSDEKAYQGSGMSGSMVSKGQQYSNASSQSMSSSNASSKSKGHHHHGKSEEKTLAAHMNANAAQHQSAAAIMVNSHQEAMANLNSHMHHQQQQQQQSHQQQQQMMGKSEDHTDVTTVTADIKQHNTPPSTDIPSMGVYTPDSTTNSVHSLHYGQCDIDVSQLGLESPTSTSSDIASQNSVENVRPPSVVPQQHSQQVQQQQYSDCSVHQQHQQMQQQQQQQQQQQHINMVPTSSPQHQMAMAAMAAAANMVPSQGMSQSQSRKMSQQHHQQQSQRSGGSAATNRASTPKVTAGQHHRNTSTPGANNQRQQHTATPPVGNNNQQMASPNQASQHQQLQHQHLNQQAAAQQQQQNLQHMQYGHMLHGHHHQAMTPQAGNYIGAPQMTQNFPAQSPNSYGSMTTVIQHRMSGTPHGNLTAHNPLSSPQQRLGPSPSACSAGNNFYIQSPGNATHHQSHTPVPQIATPTPSATPTPQMSGGGGPPSGAGQAAAGNMCSLSKLQQLTNGLEMIQPGGGCNTPPAGTVNLTPPPNHHPHATMTPPPTHLVQQNPARNISTPPASLQSQMAASLGYHHKYYPGNVNSPVGAGNGAAAAGSGGASRTSRNTASAPVQHMPSAAAAAAAAAASRVSPNVTISPNLMSPYGTLNGYRMAAQQSAGSVATYITNSAAAAGFNPQLPVQMNVMNMQSQYQDPASIQRAAQQNSVYSPYYISLNGSMRR, from the exons ATGCGAGAATCGTCCAACGAGGTGAGCGCTCAGGTGTGGCGCGATTGGATCTTAGAGGCAATCCGGAAGATACGTTTCCAGAAGCAGCGTCCCAGTATACAGCGAATATGTCAGGCAATTGGGGCGCATCACAAATTCCACGAAGACATTGTTGCCGTGAAGTTGGAAGAGGCCGTCGAGGCGGGTTCGGTGATTAAGGTGTACAATAAGGGTTTACACTCCTACAAAGCCCCCATGGCCAGACGATGTGTCTCTGTGAATAATACGACAGATCTTTCACGTCTCGTGGCGAAGGCTGTCAAGGAGTTGGGGGAATGCGATGGGAGTACAATAAAGTCAATTGAGAATTATGTGCAGAAatcaaataatattcaattggCACCTGATACGGATATCAAGGAAGTTATTAGGAATTCCGTAAAGACCGCCGTGACGAATGGGTTGCTCATCAATGAGGGGAAACTCTTTAAAGTGGGGAAAGTGAAGGTGACGCCGAAGAAGAAGACGCCGACGACGACAGCGGGAACACCACGGAAGAAGGGTACACCTGCTACAGCGACAAATACACCAGCCCAGGAGGCTCAAACCCCAACATCGGCCTCCACAAAG ACTGGACTTGGTGCTGTGTGTGCAGAATGTCTCGGGACAGAGCTAAAGGGTCCACGGGGTATCCCGGAAATTCTCAGCTCATGCAGTGGCTGTGGCATGGCAATGCATACAACGTGTGCCAATCTCACAAGTCGCAAGGGTGCACCGCAAATTGAATTATCAGCATTGGTGGCAAAGGGAAGTGAATGGTATTGCGAAGAGTGTAGATCCTGTGAAGGATGCAATTCGAGTACAGCTGAAAATGGACCTTGTCTCCTTGGGTGCTTTGCGTGCCATAAGAATTATCATTTTAGCTGTTTGGATCCAGTGCctgtgaagaaaatcaaatgtcCATGGAG GTGTCGCCTCTGTTTGGATCACCATGAAAAGAAGCCAAGTACGAGCAAGGCTGAGGTGAAAAGAAGTCCTGATCGTAAAGGAGCAGCAGCCagagagaagaagaatgaaGGCAAGAAAAGAAG TAGAGTTTCCCCGGAAAAGCCATCGAGTGGTGGAAATGTGACGACGACAATGCCATCaccgcagcagcagcagcagcagagcACGAAACGTTCACGGGTACCACCAATTGTGGCGTCAACGACGGAAGATTCGGAGGAGGAGGGCGATTCGGACGGGATTCCGG AACAACAACCCCTTCCACCGGGTGTGACGCAAAAGGATGTTCAGCTTTACAAGGAAATCCGGGAGAAGGCCGTGGAAGTTGTGACTGAAGTGAATCCAGGTGGAAAGATGAATTTAGCCGTAGCGGGGAGTTCTCTAACGCCAAAGTACCTGAGTCCACCTTCAATGGCACTTGTGGCGCAAGAAAGGTGCCCAGCGGCCATTGAATTTGGTCAGTGGGACATTGATACGTGGTATTCCAGTCCATTCCCTCAGGAATATGCTAG GTTACCCAAATTATTCCTGTGTGAATTCTGCTTGAAGTATACAAAGAGTAAAGCCGTACTGGAGCGTCATCAGGACAAATGTAGCTGGCGTCATCCACCTGGAACGGAAATCTACAGATGCGGGGATTTATCGGTGTTCGAAGTGGATGGAAATGTCAATAAGCTGTACTGTCAGAATCTCTGCCTCTTGGCAAAATTATTCCTCGACCACAAGACTCTCTACTATGATGTTGAACCATTTCTCTTCTATGTCCTCACGCGAAATGATCGCAAAGGATGCCATTTGGTGGGATATTTCTCAAAGGAGAAGCACTGCCAGCAGAAATACAATGTTTCGTGCATAATGACAATGCCACAGTATCAACGGCAGGGATATGGGAGATTTCTCATTGATTTCAGCTACTTGCTGAGTCGTGAGGAAGGACAACCGGGGACACCGGAAAAGCCCCTTTCGGATCTCGGAAGAGTCTCCTACCATGCCTACTGGAAGTCCGTTGTACTCGAATACCTCCATGAGCATCGCAAAGAAGCTTTCTCAGTGCGAAAATTGGCAAGAGTATCAGGGATGTGTATTCCTGATATTGCAACAACGCTGAATCTTTTGGGATTCCTCAAGCAAATACCACGTGAGGGTGATGATGAGCCCGTAACGACGATTTGTGTTGACTACAAAAAAGTCGATGCTCATCAGGAGAAGGTGGCAAAGAATAAGACACGAATCTACATTGATAGTGAATGCTTACGATGGACCCCACTCCTAACGCCTGCAATTAATCCCTTTCGAGGTGATTCAGACGATAGTAGCACAGCGGCATCGCCAGAGAGGAAAAAAGATGCTGCGGAGAAGTCGTGTGAATCGGCAGTGGAAGAAGATGGCAAATCCCATCCAATCTCCGTTGTAGCTGCACTACAGAGCAATATAATTGACAACAGTGGGGTGAAGCTGAAGAGGCGACGGTACACAACAACTGGACAGAGATTGCCGAAGACACCAAAGAAAACTCCGGTTGTTGTTCCGCCAGCACCGCCAAAGCCCAAGGAAACACCCCAGCCTAAGGCTCAGTTAAAGGCACAGCCGAAGGAGAAGCCTCCAGCAAAGGAAAAGGCATCGCAACAGCCAAAAGAAAAGCCTCAGTTGACACCTCAAACACCCGAGTACCTCGATACAACATCCTCCGGGAGAAAACGAACGCGTCCAAGTAAATTCAATGAGACCACCTTCCGGGATATTCGTTTCAAGTCAACAGATGCATCTGGTTGCGATGAACCTCCTGAAGAGACATCAAAACCTCCCGCTAAAACATCCAGTTCATCTCGTAGTAAACGACGTACTTCCGTAGCAGCTGCTTTAGCTCAAGAAATGGAACGTGATTCATCGcctgaaaagaagaaatcgaAGCATTcgaagaaagaagaaaaagcagaAAAGCTTCAGGAAAAACGGGAGAGTACAGATAAGGAAGAAAGATTAGTGGAGAAGTCATCAAAGCCAGAAAAAGCGGAGAAAAGTCAAAGACATGAGAAAGGTGATAAATCATCACCGGAGAAGATTGCAAAAGCTGAACCTGAGAAAGTTGTCAAAGCAGAGAAATCAGcaaaacatgaaaaatcaaCGAAAGCTTCTCAGGAAAAGTCTGACAGGGCAGTGTTGGAGAAACCCGAAAAGGCGCAACAAGAAAAGGTGCAACAAGAAAAGGCTGAAAGAACCGAGAAAATCGAAAGAATGGAAACTCCAACGCGTTCTAGTAGATCAAGGAGTGAGACAAAGAAGGCTTTAGCTGCAACCACAAGTCAAGAATCAGATACTCCATCGGAAATGAGTGAGAGTTCTCCAGCTGCTGGAAAATCACGACGTGCACTGAATAGAACACCAGCACCACCAAATCGGGGTGTAAGGCATTCATTGAGACAAGAAGCACAGAGTAGGGATAGGAAGAAGGAGTCAGAAGTACCTGAAGAGCAACAACCAGCAAAAAAGAAGGCTGAAAAGGTGAATAAAGTAGCTGAAGATGAGAAGATTGAAACAAAAAGTCCTGTTACTGTTAAGCGAAAACGCGAATCTGCTGCAAAATCAAAAGGAGGTGCTGGTGGTAGTCGAGAACTCGTGACAACCAGTGAAGATGAGCAACCGGCAAAAAAGCAACTAACAATTCCGGAGATTCTTAGagcaaaagaagcaaaaaaggaGGCAAATACATTGAAGAAGAATGAAACTACAGAGAAAATTCGTGAGAAGACAAAAGAGAAACCTGACGTACAAGCGAAGGAAACCGAGAAGAATGAAGAGGttttgaaggaaaagaagaaaccaGTGCCAACACCTAAATTGCGTAGTAAGAAAAGATTACGGGAAACTGTTGACTCCACTTCCCAAGAATCCTCCGTAGATGATGAAGTTGAggaaaaggagagaaaaactCCCTCAAATATTCATCAAGTGCGAATGCCGACAATTCCTGTTGTTCCCATTGATGCTGCTACACGTGCTGAATCCCCCAAAGAGGTGCCGCCGAAGAAGGAAGCGCATCCGGAGAAGACAAAGACTGAGACAAAAGTGTCAGAGAAGGTGGTGAAAGTCGACGGAAAGAGCTCTGAGAAGGCAAAATCTCCAGAGAAACCCAAGACTGACAAACCAACAACTCCTGAAAAGGTAAAAGTGCAGGAAAAACCGAAAGTGCAAGAAAAGCCGAAAAGCCCGGAAAAACCTAAATCAACTGAGAGTCAGAAAATACAGCCAGCAGAAAGGCCGCATGAAATACAGATTATCTCAGTTACGTCACTCGCTCCGGAGGCGGCAAATTCGAAGAAAGACAGTTCAATGGATCTCCATGCTGATGCAGttgcaaagaaaacaaaaaagcaAGTAATGAGGGATGTTCTGAAGCAAGAAAAGTCTCAGTCCTCTTCATCTAGTTCCTCCAGCTCATCGTCTTCGTCCTCTTCTTCATCATGTTCATCTTCGTCAAATGGGAGTTCGGCatcagaagaaaataatagtCAGAGAAGTTTGGACCTTCCAAAAAACAAGGAGAAACAGCAGCCACCAACAACGGTTAAACCGATAGAGGTAGAGAAATCTGTTATTGTAGCAAAAACCAATAACACCGTGACTGAATCAACTGTTTCTAATGTTGCAACTCCCAAGACTTCCACGGCAAAGACTGTCGAGAGTTTGAAGGTAGAAGAAAAGATGGGTGATGTGTCAATTTTTGGAAAGAAAGAGAATCAAGAAAAAGTCCCCGTGATCAAGGAGAGTAAAAAGAGTATTTGTGATGAGAAGCCCATGGATATTCCCATGACCCCAGAGAATGCAACAAGTGTTCTCAAAGTAAATGAAAACTACACGTCTAAAGCTCACAGTGAAATGCGTCCGAATGTTATTGTTGATCCAATTCCAATGGATATTGAAGTTGAAGAGCCTCCAAAGGAGGTGAAGGTGGTGTCGGAGAAGAAGGAAATGTCTccagaaaaacaaaaatcaaagGAAACGGATGAACCTGttgctaaaaaaatcaagacaTCTCCTAAAATTAAAGATGGAAGTGAtccaaataaaattgttcTCTCCGATTCGGAGTCAGAGACTGAAATTGATGGACAGAAAATAAAGATCCTGAAGAATCCACCGGAAGATCTTGTGAAGAATGTTATAAAGCAAGTTGAAACGGAACTTCCGACTCCGACGAAAGAAAGTAAGGAGATGTCTGTGATTAAGATAAGTAAAGAACAAATGGAAAGTTCCACAATCCCAGCTGTTCCGGTGTTTGATGGTGCAGAGAAGAAGGATGAAGGGGCTTTCCAGCCAAAAAACTTATTGGGACATGCTAAGCCAACTGGtggaggtggtggtggtggaatgAATCCTGCAGTTGCACCGAATCAACCTTCAGTTGAAGACACAAAAGCTCAACAGAATGTTGATAGAGATGCTGAAAAGTTGTTTACATCAcaacagcagcaacaacaacaagtACCTGCTCCAAAACCTCCAGAGCGTCTTTCAGAGGTTAGGAGATCATCCAAGGATTCTCGATCAACACCTGCATCTGCaacaaaaccacccccatctgctcaagaaagtcaatcatccGTTGCAAAGAAATCTCAATCAACTGGAACGGATTTTAAACCTGAACACAAATCACATAGTCGAAGTAATAACCTGGATGCaataaaaagtgaaacaaGGTGTAATCCAGCAATGGAATTGGGGGGTAATCAACCGAGAAAGGATGATTCACCTAATAAGAAAGAGCACAAAACTTCAACGTCTGTTGGAACGAGCACACTATCAGCATCAACATCAACTACAACGGCAACAGTGTCAAAGGGTAGTGATGGACATTCAGTTGCCAGTAATAGTAACAGTAGCAGTACGAAGACTCAGCATCATCAGGAAAGTACAGCCAAGAATACATCCACATCATCTTCATCTTCGTCCTCCACTACGTCGTCTGCATTATCAAGTAGTCGACAGGCATCGAAGCAACAGGCactgcagcagcagcagcaacagttGCAACAGCAACAGCAACAGTATCAGCAGCAACATTCAGCAGCTGCTCAGCAGAGTATTTTGGATCAGAAGgcaattgaattgaataaaatgcaatttgccACGATGAATTCCCTGCCAAACTACCACACAACACATCCGCAGTATTGGCAATGGGAGGCCTACTACCAGGGTTACAATCCCCTTCCGCATTTGGATCCAACAACACAAAAATCCCccaataaattccacaaagaTCTCGCTTCGTCAATGGCCTACGGACATGGATTGCCGCAGAATCTCTATCAAAATAGCCTCACAATGCAACCCCAACCACCGCAGACACAACACATTGCCCCGCcaattgtgaaagaaaaatcccagaGGAGTGACAAGCAGAAGTCGTCGAAATCATCAAAATCCGATGAGAAGGCATATCAGGGAAGTGGAATGAGTGGAAGTATGGTTAGTAAGGGTCAGCAGTATTCGAATGCAAGTTCTCAGAGTATGTCGTCTTCGAATGCTTCGTCTAAATCCAAAGGGCATCATCATCATGGGAAGAGTGAGGAGAAAACTTTGGCAGCGCATATGAATGCAAATGCTGCGCAGCATCAATCAGCAGCTGCCATTATGGTTAATAGTCATCAGGAAGCAATGGCGAATCTCAATTCCCACATGCAccatcagcagcagcagcaacagcagagTCATCAACAGCAGCAACAGATGATGGGGAAGTCTGAAGATCACACTGATGTTACGACGGTGACTGCGGATATAAAGCAGCATAATACACCCCCGTCTACGGATATCCCCTCAATGGGTGTCTATACGCCAGACTCAACGACAAATTCCGTGCATAGCTTGCACTATGGGCAATGTGATATTGATGTGAGTCAGTTGGGATTGGAGTCACCAACGAGTACAAGTAGTGATATTGCGTCACAAAATTCCGTTGAAAATGTGAGACCACCGAGTGTTGTACCTCAGCAGCATAGTCAACAagtgcagcagcagcagtatTCAGATTGTTCGGTGCATCAGCAGCATCAACAAatgcagcagcaacaacaacaacagcagcagcagcaacacaTAAATATGGTACCAACATCAAGTCCGCAGCATCAAATGGCAATGGCAGCCATGGCGGCGGCGGCAAATATGGTTCCAAGTCAGGGAATGTCACAGAGTCAATCGCGTAAGATGTCACAGCAGCATCATCAGCAACAGAGTCAGCGAAGTGGTGGGAGTGCAGCGACAAATCGGGCATCAACGCCAAAGGTGACAGCGGGGCAGCATCATAGGAACACATCAACACCTGGGGCTAATAATCAACGGCAGCAACATACGGCTACGCCACCTGTGGGGAATAATAATCAACAAATGGCCAGTCCAAATCAGGCGTCGCAGCATCAGCAGTTGCAGCATCAGCATCTCAATCAGCAAGCTGCTGCACAGCAACAGCAACAAAATTTGCAGCATATGCAGTATGGGCATATGTTGCATGGGCATCATCATCAAGCTATGACACCACAGGCGGGTAACTACATTGGTGCACCGCAGATGACGCAGAATTTCCCCGCACAATCCCCCAATTCGTATGGTTCAATGACAACGGTCATACAGCATAGGATGTCGGGGACACCGCATGGGAATTTGACAGCTCATAACCCACTATCGAGTCCACAGCAGCGCCTTGGCCCGTCGCCATCGGCATGTTCGGCAGGGAATAATTTCTACATTCAATCACCAGGGAATGCGACGCATCATCAGAGTCACACGCCCGTGCCGCAGATTGCCACGCCGACCCCATCGGCAACACCAACGCCACAAATGAGCGGTGGTGGGGGACCACCAAGTGGTGCTGGACAGGCAGCAGCGGGGAATATGTGTAGCCTTTCCAAGTTGCAACAACTGACAAATGGGCTGGAGATGATTCAACCAGGTGGAGGATGCAATACCCCACCAGCGGGAACGGTTAACCTAACCCCACCGCCAAATCATCATCCCCACGCAACGATGACACCACCCCCAACGCATTTGGTGCAACAGAACCCAGCCCGGAACATCTCAACGCCTCCGGCTTCGCTGCAATCGCAAATGGCGGCATCCCTTGGGTACCATCACAAATACTATCCGGGTAATGTGAATTCACCCGTTGGCGCGGGGAATGGGGCAGCAGCTGCTGGGAGTGGTGGGGCGAGTAGGACATCGAGGAATACAGCATCAGCTCCGGTACAGCATATGCCGTCAGCGgcggcagcagcagcagcagctgcaGCAAGTCGGGTGAGTCCAAATGTGACCATAAGTCCGAATCTTATGTCACCCTATGGCACTCTCAATGGCTACCGGATGGCGGCACAGCAGTCAGCGGGTTCCGTTGCCACCTACATCACCAATTCAGCTGCAGCAGCGGGCTTCAACCCCCAACTTCCGGTGCAGATGAATGTGATGAATATGCAGAGTCAGTACCAAGATCCAGCCTCAATTCAACGGGCAGCGCAACAGAATTCCGTCTATTCGCCGTACTACATCTCACTCAATGGATCAATGCGTCGGTAG